The proteins below come from a single Alosa sapidissima isolate fAloSap1 chromosome 23, fAloSap1.pri, whole genome shotgun sequence genomic window:
- the si:dkey-183c6.8 gene encoding protein O-GlcNAcase translates to MEGKNIFLCGVVEGFYGRPWSMEQRRVLFQWMQRWGLNTYLYGPKDDLKHRLLWRELYTAEEEVQVKTLISEAEARGLSFVYALSPGQDIIFSSSCDLSLLKRKLKQVAELGCKAFAVLFDDIDHSMCQADKEAFSSFAHAQVSVTNEIYSFLGEPPIFLFCPTEYCDSLCSPSVAKSPYLITVGEDLLPGISVIWTGSKVISRELSADSLSEVRTVLQRPPLLWDNLHANDYDSRRVFLGPFKGRPPGLHGHLHGLLLNPNCEFEANYIPLHTLGSWHRSGSEDKKDDAEQYCPERALDTALLDWMEELNQSLLPGRQVRSNDHKSSKASSKSQSSESATDGSKTADPKPTKTSSEPPKKEDTTAHLSSSGGKQESPTPVYSNGDQASRADTQASTRSLVEKPQGRGLVTGKNPLSESQVRLLVGLHYLPHEYGPAAKSLLQDLTWLKANCQCVSANGNKKKALPQKVEEWRSRAAQFLASCDQMALLHEGVVNSVNRAVLYDLYPYVWDLRNTLLVARAFVSWLEGRILSDSSSSGSWKNCFHWCGTTSGSELLGVEAEPWAFKGGLCGEMQLLLPMGTSTELFIHPPPLFPSARLYNIRPFHNKDKMELYRMVRQLQQRSQGPPDLSVIHPDFFGDRCLGAALALCPEYSFVLEDELGVCGCVLGIQDVRHFAKRWQASWLPAMRDKYSSQAPGSSGHTSTKETLQCLQEEQPDYPDSLLYHFPSQLRLDALPELVDCSVSRSLLTALLTALKANGSRGVFCEVQPMDQLRMEFLTKLGFLEILRVEASAREGLVLGRLL, encoded by the exons ATGGAaggcaaaaacatttttttgtgcGGCGTTGTGGAAG GTTTCTACGGGAGACCATGGTCCATGGAGCAGCGAAGAGTTCTCTTCCAGTG GATGCAGAGATGGGGCCTGAACACGTACCTGTACGGCCCCAAAGACGACCTGAAGCACAGGCTTCTGTGGAGGGAGCTGTACACTgcagaggaggagg TCCAGGTGAAAACCCTCATCTCAGAGGCCGAGGCCAGGGGCTTGAGCTTTGTGTACGCACTCTCCCCTGGCCAAGACATcatcttctccagctcctgtgaCCTCTCCCTGCTCAAGCGCAAACTCAAACAG GTGGCGGAGCTGGGGTGCAAGGCCTTCGCCGTCCTGTTTGACGACATCGATCACTCCATGTGCCAGGCGGACAAGGAAGCCTTCTCCTCATTCGCCCACGCCCAAGTCTCAGTGACCAATGAGATCTACAGCTTTCTGGGGGAGCCGCCCATCTTCCTCTTCTGCCCCACAG AGTACTGCGACTCCCTCTGCTCTCCCAGCGTGGCCAAGTCACCGTACCTCATCACCGTCGGGGAGGACCTGCTGCCTGGCATCTCCGTCATCTGgacag GAAGTAAGGTCATTTCCCGTGAGCTGAGTGCTGATTCGCTGTCCGAAGTGCGTACAGTGCTGCAGCGCCCGCCTCTGCTATGGGACAATCTCCATGCCAACGATTATGACTCACGCCGCGTGTTCCTCGGGCCCTTCAAAGGCCGCCCCCCTGGTCTCCATGGACATCTGCATGGTCTCCTCCTCAACCCCAACTGCGAGTTTGAGGCCAACTATATTCCACTGCACACTCTGGGGAGCTGGCATCGCAGCGGCAGTGAGGACAAGAAGG ATGATGCAGAGCAGTACTGCCCTGAGCGAGCTCTTGATACTGCACTACTCGACTGGATGGAGGAACTCAACCAGTCCCTGCTGCCTG GTCGGCAGGTCCGATCGAATGACCACAAGTCTTCCAAAGCCTCCTCAAAGTCCCAGTCCTCTGAGAGCGCAACGGATGGCTCTAAAACGGCGGATCCAAAGCCCACCAAAACCTCCTCAGAGCCCCCCAAGAAGGAGGACACCACTGCCCACCTCAGCTCCTCAGGGGGCAAACAGGAGTCCCCCACCCCTGTCTACAGCAATGGAGATCAGGCCTCACGAGCTGACACCCAGGCCTCCACCAGGTCACTTGTGGAGAAACCCCAGGGGAGAGGGCTTGTCACTGGGAAGAACCCTCTAAGCGAGTCCCAGGTCAGGCTACTGGTGGGCCTGCACTACCTCCCCCATGAATACGGACCGGCGGCTAAGAGTTTGCTGCAGGACCTCACCTGGCTCAAGGCCAACTGCCAGTGCGTCAGTGCCAATGGCAACAAGAAGAAGGCGCTACCTCAAAAG GTGGAGGAGTGGCGCTCGCGAGCGGCACAGTTCCTGGCGTCGTGTGATCAGATGGCACTCTTGCACGAGGGTGTGGTGAACAGTGTGAACCGGGCGGTGCTCTACGACCTCTACCCATACGTGTGGGACCTGCGCAACACCCTGCTGGTGGCCAGGGCCTTCGTCAGCTGGCTCG agGGCCGCATCCTGAGTGACAGCTCCTCCTCAGGCTCCTGGAAGAACTGCTTCCACT ggTGCGGCACCACCAGCGGTTCCGAGCTCCTGGGTGTAGAGGCGGAACCGTGGGCCTTTAAGGGAGGCCTGTGTGGGGAGATGCAG ttgCTTCTCCCCATGGGTACCAGCACTGAGCTTTTCATCCATCCTCCTCCCCTGTTCCCCAGTGCACGGCTCTACAACATCCGCCCCTTCCACAATAAAGACAAG ATGGAGCTGTACCGCATGGTGCGACAGCTGCAGCAGAGGTCGCAAGGCCCGCCGGACCTCAGTGTGATCCATCCCGACTTCTTTGGTGACCG gtgtttgGGGGCAGCCCTGGCGTTGTGCCCGGAGTACAGCTTTGTCCTTGAGGATGAgctgggggtgtgtgggtgtgtactgGGCATCCAGGACGTTCGCCACTTTGCCAAGCGCTGGCAGGCTAGCTGGCTGCCCGCCATGAGGGACAAGTACTCATCTCAGGCCCCGGGGAGCAGCGGGCACACCAGCACAAAG GAGACGCTGCAGTGCCTCCAGGAGGAGCAGCCGGACTACCCAGACTCTCTGCTCTACCACTTCCCCTCACAGCTGCGCCTGGACGCGCTGCCCGAGCTGGTGGATTGCAGCGTCAGCCGCAGCCTCCTCACGGCCCTCCTGACTGCACTCAAGGCCAACG gttCGAGGGGTGTGTTCTGTGAGGTGCAGCCCATGGACCAGCTGAGGATGGAGTTCCTGACCAAACTGGGCTTCTTGGAAATCCTACGAGTGGAGGCCAGCGCCAGGGAGGGCCTAGTGCTCGGACGCCTGCTTTAg
- the dis3 gene encoding exosome complex exonuclease RRP44: MLKSKTFMKKTRSGGILKVVREHYLRDDIWCGSEVCEDCKDESPVLEKNPCLESSLCTYPHYLIPDTNVVLHQIDVLEDPLIRNVIILQTVLQEVRHRSGPAYKRIKDAIHNKEKHFYTFTNEHHRETFIEREPGESANDRNDRAIRVAAQWYSKHIPNSAEIKVVMLTNDRLNKEKAEQAGLVVYKCEEYIKSLIANPELVDRLAATADDQNEMTSSKIIFPEHLPLSQIQTGIKSGKYIQGTFRANRDNYLEGTVFVHGEGDESTEILLQGLQKLNRAVHQDLVAVELLPRDDWVAPSAVVLQDDGGKGEDDEEEEDEEKKLQTKKVHRDAMKPTGRVVGIIKRNWRPYCGMLNVSQIQESTRHLFTPADRRIPRIRIETRQAATLAGQRIMVAIDGWPKNSRYPKGHFMKSLGNAGDKETETEVLLLEHDVPHLPFSQKVLSFLPKMPWAITEDDMKNRVDLRHLCVCSVDPPGCTDIDDALHCRDLENGNLEVGVHIADVSNFIRPGNALDEEAASRGTTVYLCGKRIDMVPELLSSNLCSLRSNVERLAFSCIWEMNHNAEILNTRFTKSVINSKASLTYAEAQMKIDDANMNDDITQSLRGLNKLAKILKAKRIEKGALTLSSPEVRFHIDSETHDPIDLQTKELKETNSMVEEFMLLANISVAQKIYDEFSECALLRKHPCPPPSNYDILHKATKTKNLVIHTDSAKELADSLNEAEIDGFPYFNTLLRILATRCMMQAVYFCSGLDSDFRHYGLATPIYTHFTSPIRRYSDIIVHRLLAVAIGADSTYPALMDKHKQAALCNNLNYRHKMAQYAQRASVAFHTQLFFKNRGILNEEGFILFVRKNAIIILIPKFGLEGTVFFENRDKPSPKMLFNEEGPTLTVEGHTFNMFDRVRVTISLDASNIQNQKIRMALLDPVIPGVSVPLPEPEPEAKKAKLDR, encoded by the exons ATGCTGAAGTCCAAAACATTCATGAAAAAGACCCGCTCGGGTGGGATACTCAAAGTAGTTCGTGAACACTACCTCCGAGATGACATTTGGTGCGGCAGTGAAGTGTGTGAGGATTGCAAAGATGAATCCCCAGTTCTCGAAAAGAACCCATGCTTGGAGAGCAGCCTGTGTACATATCCTCACTATCTCATTCCGGATACAAACGTTGTTCTTCATCAG ATCGATGTTTTGGAGGACCCGTTGATTAGGAACGTCATCATCTTGCAGACGGTTCTTCAAGAGGTCCGACACAGGAGCGGACCAGCCTACAAGAGAATCAAAGATGCAATCCACAACAAGGAGAAGCATTTTTACACATTCACAAACGAACACCACCG GGAGACCTTCATCGAGCGTGAGCCCGGAGAGAGTGCAAACGACAGAAACGACAGAGCCATACGCGTAGCGGCACAGTGGTACAGCAAGCACATACCAAACAGTGCCGAGATAAAAGTCGTCATGCTAACAAATGACCGGTTGAATAAGGAGAAGGCAGAACAAGCTGGCTTAGTTGTTTATAAAT GTGAGGAGTATATCAAGAGTTTGATTGCCAATCCCGAGCTTGTGGACCGGCTTGCAGCGACCGCTGATGACCAG AATGAAATGACCAGTTCTAAGATCATATTCCCGGAGCATCTTCCACTGTCTCAGATTCAAACGGGTATCAAGAGTGGCAAATACATCCAGGGAACTTTCCGAGCCAACAGGGATAACTACCTGGAGGGGACTGTCTTTGTCCACGGGGAGGGAGATGAAAGCACTGAG ATTCTGTTACAAGGGCTTCAGAAGCTGAATCGGGCCGTGCACCAGGATTTGGTGGCGGTGGAGCTGTTACCGCGCGACGACTGGGTAGCACCGTCTGCTGTGGTCCTGCAAGACGATGGGGGTAAAGGCGAGGATGacgaagaagaggaggatgaggagaaaaAA CTGCAAACCAAAAAGGTGCATCGGGACGCTATGAAGCCCACGGGCCGAGTGGTGGGCATTATCAAGAGGAACTGGAGGCCCTACTGTGGCATGCTGAATGTGTCCCAGATCCAAGAG TCCACAAGGCACTTGTTCACGCCAGCAGACCGCCGCATCCCCAGGATTCGCATCGAGACCCGTCAGGCGGCCACCTTGGCAGGCCAGAGGATCATGGTGGCCATCGACGGCTGGCCCAAGAACTCCAGATACCCAAAG GGCCACTTCATGAAGAGCCTGGGCAACGCTGGGGACAAGGAGACCGAGAccgaggtgctgctgctggagcacGATGTCCCTCACCTGCCCTTCTCCCAGAAGGTCCTCAGTTTCCTACCCAAGATGCCCTGGGCCATCACCGAGGAC GACATGAAGAACAGGGTGGACCTgcgccatctgtgtgtgtgtagtgtggatCCGCCCGGCTGCACGGATATTGACGACGCTCTGCACTGTCGAGACCTTGAGAATGGAAACctagag GTTGGTGTTCACATAGCAGACGTCAGCAATTTCATCCGGCCAGGGAATGCCCTGGACGAGGAGGCAGCCAGCAGAGGGACCACTGTGTACCTGTGTGGAAAG AGAATTGACATGGTTCCAGAGCTGCTAAGCTCCAACCTGTGTTCTCTGCGCTCTAATGTTGAACG ACTAGCCTTCTCCTGCATCTGGGAGATGAATCACAATGCTGAAATCCTCAACACCCGTTTCACCAAAAGTGTCATCAACTCAAAG GCTTCTCTCACCTACGCTGAGGCTCAGATGAAAATTGATGATGCGAACATGAATGATGACATCACCCAGAGCCTACGAGGCCTGAACAAGTTGGCGAAGATCTTGAAGGCCAAAAGAATTGAGAAGGG AGCTCTGACTCTGTCCTCGCCTGAAGTTCGCTTTCACATCGACAGTGAGACGCATGACCCCATCGACCTTCAGACCAAAGAGCTCAA GGAGACTAACTCTATGGTGGAGGAGTTCATGTTGCTGGCCAACATCTCCGTCGCCCAGAAGATCTATGACGAATTCTCAGAGTGTGCACTGCTGAGGAAGCATCCATGTCCACCTCCCTCCAACTATGACATACTCCACAAAGCCACCAAGACAAAG AACCTGGTGATCCACACAGACTCGGCCAAAGAGCTGGCAGACTCTCTGAATGAGGCCGAGATCGACGGCTTCCCCTACTTCAACACGCTGCTGCGTATCCTAGCAACGCGCTGCATGATGCAGGCCGTCTATTTCTGCTCTGGCCTGGACTCCGACTTCAGACACTATGGGCTGGCCAcgcccatatacacacacttcacctcACCCATCaggag GTACTCTGACATCATTGTGCACAGACTCCTGGCCGTGGCCATTGGGGCAGACAGCACCTACCCGGCCCTGATGGACAAGCACAAGCAGGCCGCCCTCTGCAACAACCTCAACTACAGACACAAGATGGCGCAGTACGCCCAGAGAGCGTCCGTCGCCTTccacactcag ttgTTTTTCAAAAACAGAGGGATTCTTAATGAAGAAGGCTTCATTCTCTTTGTGAGGAAGAATGCAATCATCATCCTAATTCCCAAGTTTGGTTTGGAAGGAACTGTGTTCTTTGAGAACAGAGACAAGCCCAGTCCTAAGATGCTTTTCAACGAGGAG GGTCCCACACTAACAGTGGAAGGACACACGTTTAACATGTTTGACCGTGTCAGAGTGACCATCAGTCTGGATGCATCCAACATTCAGAACCAGAAGATCAGGATGGCCCTCCTGGATCCAGTG ATTCCTGGAGTAAGCGTACCTCTGCCTGAGCCAGAGCCAGAGGCCAAGAAGGCCAAACTGGATCGCTGA